Proteins encoded within one genomic window of Bacillus sp. F19:
- a CDS encoding sirohydrochlorin chelatase: MKAVLLVGHGSRDSEGNEQVRKTIEDLKPQLDRELLIETCFLEFETPTIEQGIQTCVEKGATSVFIIPMMLLAAGHSKIHIPAAIDEAKVKYPEVHFTYGRPFGIHEETVEICKDRLEEVDGNITEPEQNTAVILLGRGGSDPDANSDLYKIARLLWEKLNYRLVEPAFMGVTDPLIKEGVERCIKLGAKKIIILPYFLFTGILIKRLENMMEEFGNEHRSIEFKLAGYFGFHSRLKTIIKDRIEESLQGDVKMNCDTCLYRIEAMEHIDHHHHHDHDHDHHHHHEAQKL, translated from the coding sequence ATGAAAGCTGTTTTACTAGTTGGACACGGAAGCCGGGATTCAGAAGGAAATGAGCAGGTAAGAAAAACAATAGAAGATTTAAAACCGCAACTCGACCGGGAGCTTTTAATTGAAACGTGCTTCTTAGAGTTTGAAACACCTACAATTGAACAAGGCATCCAAACGTGTGTTGAAAAAGGGGCAACAAGTGTTTTTATTATTCCAATGATGTTATTAGCAGCTGGACATTCAAAGATTCATATACCAGCAGCCATTGATGAAGCAAAAGTAAAATATCCAGAGGTTCACTTTACATACGGAAGACCTTTCGGAATTCACGAGGAAACGGTAGAAATTTGTAAAGATCGTTTAGAAGAAGTTGACGGGAACATAACCGAACCTGAACAAAACACGGCTGTAATTTTGCTGGGTCGAGGCGGCAGCGATCCAGATGCGAATAGTGATTTATATAAAATTGCTCGCTTATTATGGGAAAAATTAAATTATAGGTTAGTAGAACCAGCATTTATGGGTGTAACGGATCCATTAATTAAAGAAGGGGTAGAGCGCTGCATTAAATTAGGTGCGAAAAAGATCATTATATTACCATACTTTTTATTCACAGGTATTTTAATTAAACGTCTTGAAAATATGATGGAAGAATTCGGAAACGAGCATCGGAGTATTGAATTCAAGCTAGCCGGTTATTTCGGGTTTCACTCAAGATTAAAAACAATTATCAAAGACCGAATTGAGGAATCATTGCAAGGTGATGTGAAAATGAATTGTGATACATGCCTTTACCGTATTGAAGCAATGGAGCATATTGATCATCACCATCATCACGATCATGACCATGATCATCACCACCATCATGAGGCCCAAAAACTATGA